A region of Subdoligranulum variabile DNA encodes the following proteins:
- a CDS encoding YdcF family protein: MKFLNKMPLTLLYLLAAALVIYSIGLVFTSNFNMGNLMVWLLAAVVTVYAIWHKPLHAWLHAPGLGRVVWWGLVVGGILYALLIGFVAVSGYTNPPTGQEKVVIVLGAGLRRDKPSTLLRYRLDKAYAYAAAHPDVLVITSGGQGRDEWIPEGQAMREYLIAKGLDPEQIVAENASTSTEENFAFSLEILRQRGYDESTPIVYVSNAFHCYRAGHYAERAGFTTVTALPAATPWRSVIPCYLREALALAYYWVFKTSASGPMHALVGFLDLNKRFFYQ; the protein is encoded by the coding sequence ATGAAATTTCTAAATAAGATGCCCTTGACTCTGCTGTATCTGCTGGCGGCGGCGCTGGTAATATATTCCATCGGTCTGGTGTTCACCAGCAATTTCAATATGGGAAACCTGATGGTGTGGCTTCTGGCAGCGGTGGTCACAGTTTATGCAATCTGGCACAAACCGCTGCACGCATGGCTTCATGCGCCTGGACTGGGGCGTGTTGTTTGGTGGGGGTTGGTTGTTGGCGGCATTCTCTATGCATTGCTGATCGGGTTTGTTGCAGTCAGCGGCTATACCAACCCTCCCACGGGACAGGAAAAGGTCGTCATCGTACTGGGGGCCGGGCTGCGGCGCGACAAACCCAGTACATTGCTTCGATACCGCCTGGACAAGGCCTATGCCTATGCGGCGGCACATCCCGATGTGCTGGTCATTACGAGCGGTGGGCAGGGGCGTGATGAGTGGATACCGGAAGGTCAGGCTATGCGGGAGTATCTGATTGCAAAAGGGCTGGACCCGGAACAGATTGTCGCAGAAAATGCGTCTACATCTACAGAAGAAAACTTTGCGTTTTCTCTTGAGATTCTGCGCCAACGTGGTTATGATGAATCTACGCCCATCGTATATGTGTCCAACGCTTTTCACTGCTATCGAGCCGGGCACTATGCGGAGCGGGCTGGATTTACGACAGTGACGGCTCTGCCGGCCGCCACACCCTGGCGCAGTGTGATTCCGTGCTACCTGCGGGAGGCATTGGCGCTGGCGTATTATTGGGTATTCAAAACATCCGCCAGCGGGCCGATGCATGCGCTGGTGGGATTTTTGGATTTGAATAAACGATTTTTTTATCAATAG
- a CDS encoding phosphopentomutase has protein sequence MAKRVFLIVLDSFGVGAEPDAAQFGDAGTNTLAAIAAHPDFKGEHLAELGLFNLDGVTCGTPVEHPAGSFARLREASAGKDTTIGHWEIAGLLSAEPLPTFPDGFPQELLDAFTAKTGYKVLCNKPYSGTEVIRDYGEEHAKTGALIVYTSADSVFQIAANEAIVPVEKLYQICEQARELLVGKYGVGRVIARPFVGDCAANFTRTARRHDYSLVPPNDTMLDALQAAGKATIGVGKIHDIFAGKGVGETIRTSGNTEGLQVTLELADRDFEGLAFVNLVDFDMLYGHRRDVAGYAAAAAEFNDWLPRFRAKMRPGDILMVTADHGCDPSYTKTTDHTREYVPFLICGDEIQGGINLHTRYSFATIADTVCRSLNVPYCPAGCGVYDEISK, from the coding sequence ATGGCAAAACGAGTCTTTCTCATTGTGCTGGACAGCTTTGGTGTGGGGGCAGAACCTGATGCCGCACAGTTCGGCGATGCAGGAACCAATACACTGGCGGCGATTGCGGCACATCCCGATTTCAAGGGAGAACACCTGGCAGAACTGGGGCTGTTCAATCTGGATGGCGTAACCTGCGGCACGCCTGTGGAGCATCCCGCAGGCAGTTTTGCCCGCCTTCGAGAGGCCAGTGCTGGCAAAGATACGACGATCGGACATTGGGAAATAGCCGGCTTGCTCAGTGCAGAGCCTTTGCCGACTTTTCCGGACGGTTTTCCCCAGGAACTGCTGGACGCTTTCACCGCCAAAACCGGGTATAAGGTGCTGTGCAACAAGCCCTATTCTGGAACAGAAGTGATCCGGGATTATGGGGAAGAACACGCAAAGACCGGCGCGCTGATCGTTTATACCTCGGCAGACAGTGTGTTCCAGATTGCGGCCAACGAGGCTATTGTGCCGGTGGAAAAGCTGTATCAGATCTGTGAGCAGGCCCGTGAGCTGCTGGTGGGAAAATACGGAGTGGGCCGCGTGATTGCACGGCCCTTTGTCGGTGACTGCGCTGCCAACTTTACGCGGACTGCCCGCCGTCATGACTACAGCCTGGTTCCGCCAAACGATACCATGCTGGATGCCTTGCAGGCGGCTGGCAAAGCAACAATCGGTGTTGGCAAGATCCATGATATTTTTGCAGGCAAAGGTGTAGGGGAAACCATCCGCACCAGCGGGAATACCGAAGGCCTGCAGGTAACGCTGGAGCTGGCTGACAGGGACTTTGAAGGCCTGGCCTTTGTGAATCTTGTGGACTTTGATATGCTGTACGGACATCGCCGGGATGTGGCTGGTTATGCTGCTGCGGCGGCGGAATTTAACGATTGGCTGCCGCGTTTCAGGGCAAAGATGCGCCCGGGGGATATCCTGATGGTGACAGCCGACCATGGCTGCGACCCCAGCTATACCAAAACCACCGATCATACCCGGGAGTATGTGCCGTTCCTGATCTGCGGCGACGAGATTCAGGGAGGAATCAATCTGCATACGCGGTATAGCTTTGCCACCATCGCGGATACGGTCTGCCGGAGTTTGAACGTTCCCTATTGCCCGGCCGGATGCGGCGTGTACGATGAAATTTCTAAATAA
- the pyk gene encoding pyruvate kinase, protein MRKTKIVCTMGPSTDKPGILRQLLENGMDVARFNFSHGDYEEHKGRLDALRALTAEMDLPVAAMLDTKGPEIRLGVFANGSENLSAGQKFTLTTRELEGTNEICSVTYKDLPHDVTPGGRIMLDDGLIELTIDSVEDTEIHCTVQNDGVIKTKKGVNVPGVHLSMPYMSQRDRNDILFGIEQGFDLISASFTRNAQDIMEIRHLLDEHDCTMRIIAKIENQEGIDNIDEILTVADGIMVARGDMGVEIDFAEIPAIQKHLIDRAMSAGKICITATQMLDSMIVNPRPTRAEITDVANAIYDGTGAVMLSGETAAGKYPVEALKAMATIAETTEADSSFDSLVHHAGNQDSHLTIGAAVGHAACTTASDIGASAIISASKSGETARLLSRFRPDTQIIACVLDERTRRQMNIYRGVTPLLMEYANSTDELISMSVAAAEKADLIHSGDLVVVTAGVPVGVSGTTNMIKIHLVGNTLLAGVGIGQHNAKGEVCVCRSAAEAAKKFKPGQILVLPFTTNAALPFMRDAAGIITEEAGTNSHSAIVGLTLDKAVIVGATNATRTLKDGMMISMDCSRGVVQVMPE, encoded by the coding sequence ATGCGTAAAACAAAGATCGTTTGCACGATGGGCCCTTCCACCGACAAGCCCGGCATTCTGCGCCAGCTGCTTGAAAACGGTATGGATGTCGCCCGTTTTAATTTTTCCCACGGTGATTATGAGGAGCACAAAGGACGCCTGGATGCGCTGCGTGCCCTGACGGCCGAGATGGATCTGCCGGTCGCTGCCATGCTGGACACCAAAGGTCCCGAAATCCGTCTTGGCGTTTTTGCCAATGGTTCCGAGAATCTGAGCGCCGGGCAGAAATTCACTCTCACCACCCGGGAGCTGGAAGGCACCAACGAGATTTGTTCCGTCACCTACAAGGACCTCCCTCACGATGTAACCCCCGGCGGCCGTATCATGCTGGACGACGGCCTGATCGAGCTGACGATTGATTCTGTAGAGGACACTGAGATTCATTGCACCGTTCAGAATGACGGCGTCATCAAGACCAAGAAGGGCGTCAACGTCCCCGGCGTCCATCTTTCCATGCCGTATATGAGCCAGCGCGACCGCAACGATATCCTCTTCGGCATCGAGCAGGGATTTGACCTGATTTCTGCCAGCTTTACCCGCAACGCACAGGACATCATGGAGATCCGTCACCTGCTGGACGAGCACGACTGCACGATGCGCATCATTGCCAAGATCGAAAACCAGGAGGGCATCGATAACATTGACGAAATTCTGACGGTCGCCGACGGCATCATGGTTGCTCGCGGAGACATGGGCGTCGAGATCGATTTTGCCGAGATCCCCGCCATTCAGAAACATCTGATTGATCGCGCCATGAGCGCCGGCAAGATCTGCATCACGGCGACTCAGATGCTGGATTCCATGATCGTCAATCCCCGTCCCACCCGTGCCGAGATCACCGACGTGGCCAATGCCATTTACGACGGCACTGGTGCGGTTATGCTTTCCGGTGAGACCGCTGCCGGCAAATACCCGGTGGAGGCCCTGAAAGCCATGGCCACCATTGCCGAGACCACCGAGGCCGATTCCAGCTTTGACAGCCTCGTCCACCATGCGGGCAATCAGGATTCCCACCTGACGATCGGCGCCGCTGTAGGCCACGCCGCCTGCACCACTGCCAGCGACATTGGTGCTTCTGCCATTATTTCCGCTTCCAAGAGCGGCGAAACCGCCCGTCTGCTGAGCCGTTTCCGTCCCGATACGCAGATTATCGCCTGTGTTCTCGATGAGCGCACCCGCCGTCAGATGAACATCTACCGCGGCGTCACACCGCTTTTGATGGAGTACGCCAACTCCACCGACGAGCTGATCAGCATGTCGGTAGCTGCGGCTGAAAAGGCAGACCTGATTCATTCCGGTGACCTGGTAGTCGTAACGGCTGGTGTTCCGGTGGGCGTCTCCGGCACCACCAATATGATCAAGATCCACCTGGTCGGCAATACCCTGCTGGCTGGTGTCGGTATCGGTCAGCACAACGCCAAGGGCGAGGTCTGCGTCTGCCGCAGTGCTGCCGAGGCCGCCAAGAAATTCAAGCCCGGCCAGATTCTGGTTCTCCCCTTCACCACCAACGCGGCTCTGCCCTTTATGCGCGATGCTGCTGGCATCATCACCGAAGAGGCCGGCACCAACAGCCATTCCGCCATTGTCGGTCTGACGCTGGACAAGGCAGTGATCGTCGGCGCCACCAACGCCACCCGTACTTTGAAGGACGGCATGATGATTTCGATGGACTGCTCCCGCGGTGTCGTGCAGGTCATGCCGGAGTGA
- a CDS encoding S-ribosylhomocysteine lyase — protein sequence MERIASFCVDHTKLLPGMYLSRQDGPNGEIRTWDIRMKRPNQGQYLSSAAAHTLEHLFATYARNSKYSEGVVYVGPMGCLTGFYLLTTGLSDAEALDLVRSAFLWMASYEGEIPGASAVECGNYLLMDPIAARAEAAAMLPILNALDADHLRY from the coding sequence ATGGAACGCATTGCCAGTTTTTGTGTAGACCATACCAAGCTGCTGCCGGGGATGTACCTTTCCCGCCAGGATGGCCCCAACGGTGAAATCCGTACCTGGGATATCCGCATGAAGCGTCCCAACCAGGGTCAATATCTTTCCTCTGCGGCGGCCCATACTCTGGAGCACTTGTTTGCCACCTACGCACGCAACAGCAAATACAGCGAGGGCGTTGTCTACGTGGGCCCCATGGGTTGTCTGACTGGATTTTATCTGCTGACCACCGGTCTGTCCGATGCCGAAGCGTTGGATCTGGTGCGCAGTGCCTTCCTTTGGATGGCCAGCTACGAGGGCGAAATTCCCGGCGCATCTGCCGTGGAATGCGGCAATTACCTGCTGATGGATCCGATTGCTGCCCGTGCAGAAGCTGCGGCTATGCTTCCCATTCTGAATGCCCTGGATGCCGATCATCTGCGGTATTGA
- a CDS encoding transposase: protein MPKGIPNKRYTPEFKKLVIETMLEEKLSYSETARRFDISDHHSIQNWERIYLTEGAEGFAVERHVRKRKGNPKKQLPKQVEEDLLAEVQRLRAENEYLKNLQALVLERARRQGKKPR from the coding sequence ATGCCAAAAGGAATACCAAACAAACGATACACACCTGAATTCAAGAAGCTAGTGATCGAGACCATGCTGGAGGAAAAGCTGAGTTACAGTGAAACAGCGCGACGGTTCGATATAAGCGATCATCATAGCATCCAGAATTGGGAACGCATCTATTTGACCGAAGGCGCGGAAGGCTTTGCGGTGGAACGACACGTCAGGAAGCGCAAAGGGAACCCGAAAAAGCAACTGCCAAAACAAGTGGAAGAGGATTTGCTTGCTGAGGTACAACGGCTGCGGGCAGAGAACGAGTACTTAAAAAACTTGCAAGCCTTGGTTTTGGAGAGAGCGCGACGCCAGGGGAAAAAGCCCAGGTAG
- the pta gene encoding phosphate acetyltransferase, giving the protein MSIFENFEAKLRAESKSIVFTEGTDARILSAASRLLAGKTLRVILLGEPDAVRKAAADAGFDITGAEILNPAAYEGFDEMVAKMVELRKGKMTEEQCRAALSKSNYFGTMLVKMGKADCLLGGATYSTADTVRPALQLIKCKPGIKSVSSCFILMRGEESIAMGDCAINIDPSEDEIVESTVETAHTAQIFGIDPRVALLSYSTKGSGKGETVDKMRNATIRVQEAHPELKVDGELQFDAAVAPEVGQLKAPGSQVAGYANTFIFPNINAGNIGYKIAQRLGGFEAYGPILQGLNAPINDLSRGCNAEEVYKMALITAALI; this is encoded by the coding sequence ATGTCCATTTTTGAGAATTTTGAAGCCAAGCTGCGCGCAGAGTCCAAGTCCATTGTCTTTACGGAGGGGACGGATGCACGGATTTTGTCGGCTGCCAGCCGTCTGCTGGCAGGAAAGACACTGCGCGTAATCCTGCTGGGCGAGCCCGATGCGGTTCGCAAAGCAGCTGCAGATGCGGGCTTCGACATCACCGGCGCAGAAATCCTGAATCCGGCTGCTTACGAAGGCTTTGATGAAATGGTAGCCAAGATGGTTGAGCTCCGCAAGGGCAAGATGACCGAAGAGCAGTGCCGTGCGGCGCTTTCCAAATCCAATTATTTTGGCACTATGCTGGTCAAGATGGGCAAGGCGGACTGCCTGCTGGGCGGTGCCACCTATTCTACGGCGGATACTGTGCGTCCGGCGCTGCAGCTGATCAAGTGCAAGCCTGGTATCAAGTCTGTTAGCTCTTGCTTTATTCTCATGCGCGGTGAAGAAAGCATCGCCATGGGTGACTGTGCAATCAACATCGATCCCAGTGAGGACGAAATTGTGGAGTCTACGGTGGAGACGGCTCACACAGCGCAGATCTTCGGCATCGATCCGCGTGTGGCACTGCTGTCCTACTCCACCAAAGGCTCTGGTAAGGGCGAAACGGTGGATAAGATGCGCAATGCAACGATCCGCGTCCAGGAGGCCCATCCGGAACTGAAAGTGGACGGCGAACTGCAGTTTGATGCCGCTGTGGCGCCTGAAGTCGGCCAGCTGAAGGCGCCGGGGTCCCAGGTGGCCGGCTATGCCAACACCTTTATCTTCCCCAACATCAATGCCGGCAACATCGGGTATAAGATTGCCCAGCGTTTGGGTGGCTTTGAGGCGTACGGCCCTATCCTGCAGGGGCTGAATGCACCGATCAATGATCTGTCCCGTGGCTGCAATGCAGAGGAAGTCTATAAGATGGCTCTCATTACGGCAGCGCTCATCTGA
- a CDS encoding DUF1294 domain-containing protein, with translation MKILILYFVLINLVAWGLMGVDKHRAQKHEWRIPERTLFAAALLGGSLGAILGMYLWHHKTKHWYFVIGMPLILAVQIVVGIWVGSWF, from the coding sequence ATGAAAATACTGATTTTATATTTTGTGCTTATCAATCTGGTCGCATGGGGATTGATGGGTGTGGATAAACACCGTGCCCAAAAACATGAATGGCGTATACCGGAGCGCACCTTGTTCGCTGCGGCATTGCTGGGGGGCAGTCTAGGCGCCATTCTGGGAATGTATCTGTGGCATCATAAGACGAAGCATTGGTATTTTGTCATCGGTATGCCGCTGATTCTGGCAGTGCAGATCGTGGTAGGAATCTGGGTCGGGAGCTGGTTCTGA
- a CDS encoding ATP-binding protein: MTLLRNLVLNAAADTGGNGIRIWSQGDRRKIHIEVTDCGSGISEEKVEKIKEPFYRIDKSRSREAGGSGLGLTTCEQIIIRICR; the protein is encoded by the coding sequence GTGACGCTGCTTCGCAACCTGGTTCTGAACGCGGCGGCCGACACAGGCGGAAACGGTATCCGCATCTGGAGTCAGGGCGACCGGAGAAAAATACACATCGAGGTTACCGACTGCGGATCCGGTATATCGGAAGAGAAAGTGGAAAAAATCAAGGAGCCGTTTTACCGGATTGACAAAAGCCGCTCACGGGAGGCTGGCGGCAGCGGTCTGGGACTTACCACCTGTGAGCAGATCATAATACGGATTTGCAGATAG
- a CDS encoding 6-carboxytetrahydropterin synthase — protein MRSITKLDLQYAHRFYGFRGEAQYLHGHTGVLTIEVEDTINPGVNMAFPCNEIQKTAWNVLKNFDHALILREDDPLLPAVLAVYEKQGIKDGDPNNIMKGPAFHTDLATAYPDCRLVVTKETLTVEGMIKIVYDLLKDQLNIVKLTFTSGVNAASQEYESRLHLDRCPLCGIALDENGVCPKCG, from the coding sequence ATGAGAAGCATTACAAAACTCGATCTTCAGTACGCACACCGTTTTTACGGTTTTCGCGGAGAAGCGCAGTACCTTCACGGCCACACTGGTGTGTTAACCATCGAAGTGGAGGACACCATCAATCCCGGCGTCAACATGGCATTTCCCTGTAATGAAATCCAGAAAACTGCCTGGAACGTCTTGAAGAACTTTGATCATGCGCTGATTTTGCGGGAAGACGACCCTCTGCTGCCGGCTGTTCTTGCCGTCTATGAAAAGCAGGGTATCAAAGACGGGGACCCCAACAACATTATGAAAGGCCCTGCCTTCCATACGGATCTCGCTACCGCCTACCCGGACTGCCGCCTGGTCGTCACCAAGGAAACACTGACCGTGGAAGGCATGATCAAAATCGTATATGATCTGCTCAAAGATCAGCTGAACATCGTTAAGTTGACGTTCACAAGTGGCGTCAACGCAGCATCCCAGGAATACGAATCTCGTCTGCACCTGGATCGCTGCCCTCTTTGCGGCATTGCACTGGATGAAAACGGTGTATGTCCCAAGTGCGGCTAA
- a CDS encoding GmrSD restriction endonuclease domain-containing protein, whose product MKTNDRPLTDLMKAVDTGAAQLPDFQRGWVWDDDRIKALILSVIHNFPVGAAMFLEYGNESIHFKHKPIEGSDAAPNAEPDELILDGQQRLTSLYNALYSKKPVHTKTDKGKEIDRYYYLNIEKALDPSADDEEIVISVPATRQVTSDFGRRIEIDLSTRQDEFRMKMFPLNIILNSGEEQGWQNEYYAYYNYDPVIIQKFTELFSKVIMPTQRYAMPVILLDKETPKEAVCQVFENVNTGGVSLTVFELVTAIFAMDDFPLREDWKDRKEKYFSGDLLDIVTATDFLTTLTLLSSFKSGGTVSCKKKDVLALKLTSYKKYADDLCMGFSIADKLLQEERIFSSRDLPYSTQLIPLAAICTVLMDGNKIYTTTVKNMVKQWYWCGVFGELYGSANETRYANDITQVIKWITDGGDLPKTITDFFFNPTRLLSLQSRQSAAYKGIMALILKNHARDFISGAEMDFSTYSNEKIDIHHIFPKDYCIGQGYDKNKWNSIVNKTPISASSNREIGGVAPSAYLGKLEKKGSVLPSDLDSYVETHWIDHNLLRNNKFQDFMIDRAKKLLCAIEAATGRTISGKNSDEVQQMFGAQLN is encoded by the coding sequence TATGGGATGATGACCGTATTAAGGCTTTAATCTTGAGCGTGATTCACAATTTTCCGGTTGGTGCAGCGATGTTTCTGGAATACGGAAATGAAAGCATCCATTTCAAGCATAAACCGATTGAGGGCTCAGATGCTGCTCCCAACGCAGAACCAGATGAGCTTATTCTTGATGGGCAGCAAAGATTGACTTCCCTTTACAATGCCCTGTACAGCAAGAAGCCCGTCCATACAAAAACAGATAAAGGCAAAGAGATAGACAGATATTATTATCTGAACATCGAAAAGGCACTCGATCCAAGTGCCGATGATGAGGAAATTGTAATCTCGGTTCCTGCAACGAGACAGGTTACATCTGATTTTGGTAGGAGGATCGAAATAGATCTTTCAACCAGGCAGGATGAATTCCGTATGAAGATGTTTCCCCTTAACATCATTCTGAACTCCGGCGAGGAACAGGGATGGCAAAATGAATATTATGCCTATTACAATTATGATCCAGTGATTATTCAGAAGTTCACGGAACTTTTCTCAAAAGTAATTATGCCAACACAAAGGTACGCTATGCCGGTCATTCTGCTAGACAAAGAGACTCCGAAAGAGGCAGTGTGTCAGGTTTTTGAAAACGTGAATACTGGCGGCGTTTCTTTAACGGTTTTTGAACTTGTCACCGCAATTTTTGCTATGGACGATTTCCCGCTGCGCGAGGATTGGAAAGATCGAAAGGAGAAGTATTTCTCAGGAGATTTGCTGGATATTGTAACGGCTACAGACTTCCTAACCACTCTTACGCTTTTATCTTCGTTTAAATCTGGGGGAACTGTGAGCTGCAAGAAGAAGGATGTGCTAGCGTTAAAGCTGACATCATATAAAAAGTACGCAGACGACCTTTGTATGGGGTTTTCTATTGCAGATAAGCTGTTGCAGGAAGAACGGATATTCTCAAGTCGTGACCTTCCATATAGTACACAGCTGATTCCTCTTGCAGCCATTTGCACTGTTTTGATGGATGGGAACAAGATTTACACTACCACTGTCAAAAATATGGTAAAACAATGGTATTGGTGCGGCGTTTTCGGTGAGTTGTACGGTTCGGCAAATGAGACAAGGTATGCAAACGATATAACGCAGGTTATCAAGTGGATTACAGATGGCGGTGATCTTCCAAAGACCATCACGGATTTCTTTTTCAATCCGACGCGCCTTCTCAGTTTGCAGTCCAGGCAGTCGGCGGCGTACAAGGGCATTATGGCTTTGATTCTTAAGAACCACGCCCGCGATTTTATCTCTGGTGCGGAGATGGACTTCTCAACATACTCAAACGAGAAAATCGACATTCATCATATCTTTCCGAAGGATTACTGTATAGGGCAAGGCTATGACAAGAACAAATGGAACAGCATTGTGAACAAGACACCAATTTCTGCAAGCAGCAATCGTGAAATAGGCGGCGTTGCACCGTCCGCTTATCTTGGAAAGCTTGAAAAGAAAGGTTCTGTATTACCGTCCGATTTGGATAGCTATGTAGAGACGCACTGGATCGACCACAATCTACTTAGGAATAATAAGTTCCAGGATTTTATGATTGATCGAGCCAAAAAACTGTTATGTGCAATTGAAGCGGCTACTGGTAGAACAATATCAGGAAAAAATTCCGATGAAGTGCAACAAATGTTTGGAGCACAGTTGAATTAA